One Synechococcus sp. JA-2-3B'a(2-13) genomic window carries:
- the trpC gene encoding indole-3-glycerol phosphate synthase TrpC — protein sequence MELQGEPLSIRRRSPAPPVVVASQVYQTTAPEAKPRHILEAIVWHKEQEVERQREQLPLKELQRQLDQAPPVRDFVAALTQSPHPISVIAEVKKASPSRGVLRDPFDPVAIAQSYEAGGASCLSVLTDERFFQGSGEYLRRIRQAVGIPILCKEFILYPYQILWARSLGADAVLLIAAILSDADLGYFLKLIRQLGMAALLEVHTSQELQRVLRLPQLQDSRGQVLIGINNRDLRTFAVDLNTTRNLLAAHSELLGDLPVVSESGIHTPADLQQLRAWGVRSVLVGEALVTQPDPGQAVRHLLSSQ from the coding sequence ATGGAGCTGCAAGGTGAGCCGCTTTCTATTCGTCGGCGTTCTCCTGCCCCGCCGGTGGTCGTAGCCTCTCAGGTGTACCAGACAACAGCGCCGGAAGCCAAACCGCGCCACATTTTGGAAGCGATCGTCTGGCATAAAGAGCAGGAGGTGGAGCGCCAACGGGAGCAGCTTCCCCTCAAGGAATTGCAACGGCAACTGGATCAAGCCCCGCCGGTGCGGGATTTTGTGGCGGCCCTCACCCAGTCGCCTCACCCTATCTCTGTGATTGCCGAGGTCAAAAAAGCCTCTCCCAGCCGCGGCGTTCTCCGGGATCCCTTTGACCCGGTGGCCATTGCCCAGAGCTATGAGGCCGGTGGGGCCAGTTGCCTCTCGGTGCTCACAGATGAGCGGTTCTTTCAGGGCAGCGGCGAGTATCTGCGCCGGATCCGTCAGGCAGTAGGGATCCCCATCCTCTGCAAGGAGTTCATCCTCTACCCCTACCAAATCCTCTGGGCCCGCAGCCTGGGGGCAGATGCGGTGCTCTTGATTGCCGCCATTCTCTCCGATGCGGATTTGGGCTACTTTCTCAAGCTGATTCGGCAATTGGGCATGGCGGCTCTGCTGGAGGTGCACACCTCCCAAGAGTTGCAGCGGGTGTTGCGTTTGCCCCAACTGCAAGACTCCAGGGGGCAGGTGCTCATTGGCATCAACAATCGCGATCTGAGAACCTTTGCGGTGGACTTAAACACAACGCGCAACCTGTTGGCCGCCCACTCGGAGCTCCTTGGCGATCTGCCTGTGGTCAGCGAGTCCGGCATCCATACCCCCGCCGATCTGCAGCAGTTGCGGGCCTGGGGGGTGCGCTCTGTGCTCGTGGGGGAAGCGCTGGTGACCCAGCCGGATCCCGGCCAAGCTGTGCGCCACCTGTTGTCATCTCAGTGA
- a CDS encoding DUF5340 domain-containing protein — protein sequence MKRIPVPAHIHYEFLLRVLERQTFPAVEEQDFGNRGRTQELINSLRKALTQQVQLEEEWRQRGYQVDYRWNMDEPQPPS from the coding sequence ATGAAACGTATTCCTGTGCCGGCTCATATCCACTACGAATTTCTGCTGCGGGTGTTGGAGCGGCAAACCTTTCCGGCAGTAGAGGAACAGGATTTTGGCAACCGAGGCCGCACGCAAGAGCTGATCAACTCCCTGCGCAAAGCCCTCACCCAACAGGTGCAACTGGAGGAAGAGTGGCGACAGCGGGGCTATCAGGTGGACTACCGCTGGAATATGGACGAGCCTCAGCCTCCCTCTTGA
- a CDS encoding heavy-metal-associated domain-containing protein → MQVVLTVPKLACGACVDTIAQAVRQLDPQAQVEGDPKTKQVRITSERPVGDLRQALTQVGYPPA, encoded by the coding sequence ATGCAGGTTGTTTTGACGGTGCCCAAGCTGGCCTGTGGGGCTTGCGTGGACACCATTGCGCAAGCGGTGCGGCAACTGGATCCCCAGGCCCAGGTGGAAGGGGATCCCAAAACCAAACAGGTGCGGATTACTTCTGAGCGGCCTGTGGGCGATTTGCGGCAGGCCCTCACCCAGGTGGGATATCCCCCGGCCTAG
- a CDS encoding heavy metal translocating P-type ATPase — MSAHKGSSAALSASAPSPEGTWQLALQGMSCASCARSIEQALAQVQGVSHGSVNFASEQATVKGDPRLVDPQALIRAVERAGYRARLIQEDWQLDDLSDPERIAQRAAERELKLKVAIGVGISTVLVIGSLPMMLGMDIPGFPMWLHNPGLQLLLTAPVQFWVGKHFYRGAWAAWQRRSADMNTLVALGTSAAFFYSVFPTVFPDYFHRQGLHPDVYYEVSAVVTTLILVGKWMEQRAKGQTSEAIRKLIGLQPKTARVIRHGVEQDIPIREVQVGDRIRVRPGEKVPVDGVILEGSSTLDESMVTGESLPVLKSAGDEVIGATLNRTGSFVMEARRVGKDTVLAQIVRLVQEAQGSKAPIQQVADRVTAWFVPAVIGVAVLTFVLWWVLADNLTLALVNTIGVLIIACPCALGLATPTSILVATGRGAELGILVKSGDSLELAHHLRTVVLDKTGTLTEGRPTVTDIWAHGSSPLAVLRLAAAVERHSEHPLAQAVVQKAEAEKIVIPPAQHFQARIGSGAEAWVEDQWICIGRLSWLQEMGIPWDPSWSERVQTWESQGKTVIGVAQSQSLVGLLAIADPLKPTSPEAVQQLQQMGLEVILLTGDNPTTAQAVARQAGIQRVIAQVRPDQKAAYIRSLRQPRRRVAMVGDGINDAPALAEADVGIAIGTGTDVAMAASDITLMSGDLRGVATAIQLSRATLNNIRQNLFFAFIYNTLGIPIAAGALYPFTGWLLNPMLAGAAMALSSVSVVANALRLRHFQPPRPAGRR, encoded by the coding sequence ATGTCTGCCCATAAAGGGTCATCGGCTGCACTATCGGCCTCTGCGCCTTCTCCTGAGGGCACTTGGCAGTTGGCCTTACAAGGGATGAGCTGTGCCTCCTGCGCCCGCAGCATCGAACAGGCCCTCGCTCAGGTGCAGGGGGTGTCCCACGGATCAGTGAATTTTGCCAGTGAGCAGGCCACCGTCAAAGGGGATCCCAGGCTGGTGGATCCGCAGGCGCTGATTCGGGCGGTGGAGCGGGCGGGGTATCGGGCGCGCCTTATCCAGGAGGATTGGCAGCTGGACGATCTGTCGGATCCAGAGCGGATCGCCCAACGGGCCGCAGAACGGGAACTGAAGCTCAAGGTGGCGATAGGGGTGGGCATCAGCACGGTGCTGGTGATCGGATCCCTGCCGATGATGCTGGGGATGGACATCCCGGGCTTTCCCATGTGGCTGCACAATCCTGGGTTGCAGTTGCTGCTGACGGCTCCGGTGCAGTTTTGGGTGGGCAAGCATTTTTATCGAGGCGCTTGGGCCGCTTGGCAACGGCGCTCGGCGGATATGAACACGCTGGTGGCCTTAGGGACGAGCGCGGCTTTTTTCTATTCTGTTTTCCCAACGGTTTTCCCCGACTATTTTCACCGGCAAGGACTGCACCCGGATGTCTATTATGAGGTGTCGGCGGTGGTCACCACCCTGATTCTGGTGGGCAAGTGGATGGAGCAACGGGCTAAGGGGCAAACCTCCGAAGCCATTCGCAAGCTGATCGGGCTGCAACCGAAAACGGCAAGGGTAATTCGCCATGGGGTGGAGCAGGATATTCCGATTCGGGAAGTGCAGGTGGGGGATCGGATCCGAGTGCGCCCCGGAGAGAAGGTGCCGGTGGATGGGGTAATCCTAGAGGGATCCTCCACCCTCGACGAGTCCATGGTGACCGGCGAGAGCCTGCCTGTACTCAAGTCGGCGGGGGATGAGGTGATTGGGGCAACGCTGAATCGGACGGGCAGCTTTGTGATGGAGGCGCGGCGGGTGGGCAAAGACACGGTTCTGGCCCAGATCGTGCGCCTGGTGCAGGAAGCCCAGGGATCCAAAGCCCCAATTCAACAGGTGGCGGATCGGGTGACTGCCTGGTTTGTGCCGGCAGTGATCGGGGTGGCAGTTCTAACTTTCGTGCTCTGGTGGGTGTTGGCGGACAACCTGACGCTGGCCTTGGTGAACACGATTGGGGTGCTGATCATCGCCTGCCCTTGTGCGCTGGGGTTGGCAACCCCCACCTCGATCCTGGTGGCCACGGGACGAGGGGCAGAATTGGGGATCCTGGTGAAAAGTGGCGACAGCCTGGAATTGGCCCACCACTTGCGCACGGTGGTCTTGGACAAAACCGGCACCCTGACCGAAGGTCGCCCTACCGTCACCGATATTTGGGCCCACGGCTCCTCTCCCCTGGCGGTGTTGCGCCTGGCAGCGGCGGTGGAGCGGCACTCGGAACATCCTTTGGCCCAGGCGGTAGTGCAGAAAGCCGAAGCCGAAAAAATTGTGATCCCTCCTGCCCAGCATTTTCAGGCAAGGATAGGCAGTGGGGCAGAAGCCTGGGTGGAAGACCAGTGGATCTGCATCGGTCGGCTGAGCTGGCTACAGGAGATGGGGATCCCTTGGGATCCCTCTTGGTCAGAGCGGGTTCAGACCTGGGAAAGCCAGGGCAAAACGGTGATCGGCGTAGCCCAATCCCAGAGCCTGGTGGGGCTGTTGGCCATTGCCGATCCGCTCAAACCCACCTCTCCTGAGGCAGTGCAACAGCTGCAACAGATGGGTCTAGAGGTGATCCTGCTAACCGGGGATAACCCCACCACGGCCCAAGCGGTTGCTCGGCAAGCAGGCATTCAGCGGGTAATTGCCCAAGTCCGTCCGGATCAGAAGGCAGCTTACATACGCAGCCTAAGACAACCGCGACGGCGGGTGGCGATGGTGGGAGATGGCATTAACGATGCTCCGGCTCTGGCAGAAGCGGATGTGGGGATCGCCATCGGTACGGGTACGGATGTGGCGATGGCCGCCAGCGATATTACCCTCATGTCGGGAGATCTGCGCGGAGTCGCCACAGCCATTCAACTCAGCCGGGCCACCCTCAACAACATCCGCCAGAACCTCTTCTTCGCCTTTATCTACAATACGCTGGGGATCCCGATTGCCGCTGGGGCGCTCTATCCCTTTACAGGCTGGTTGCTCAACCCTATGCTGGCGGGGGCAGCCATGGCCCTGAGTTCCGTTTCGGTGGTCGCCAATGCCCTGCGCCTGCGACACTTTCAGCCCCCCAGACCAGCGGGCCGGCGTTAG
- a CDS encoding sirohydrochlorin chelatase, with product MNTLSVSPPLAVGQSPVVPLPLLLIGHGSRDPQGQQAFLELAQAYQALTPHRPVIPCFLELTQPTIAQGVEQCLAQGWQEIVVLPLLLFGARHNKFDVTMELDLLQTLYPQLRIHYGGPLGIRIEILQLLRDRLAALMAAQPQRIPEAETVLLFVGRGSSDPEANAEACKLARLLWEGSGFAAVETCFIGITHPRLPVGLERALSWHPRRVIVLPYFLFTGVLVKKIEAAVEQQRQRQPEIDWLMLPELGLVDTVLHSLQQLEQEALQGQTPMNCHLCKFRLAVSAEVRAGSSHHHPHEPHDHHHGHGSHHHPHSHHHPQHGHTHAAAGDPWAQLEGYHQRAWQVP from the coding sequence TTGAATACCCTCAGTGTTTCCCCTCCGCTTGCGGTTGGGCAGTCTCCTGTTGTCCCCCTGCCCCTGTTGCTCATCGGCCACGGATCCCGCGACCCCCAAGGGCAGCAAGCCTTTCTGGAGCTAGCCCAGGCTTACCAAGCTCTCACCCCCCATCGACCGGTGATCCCCTGCTTTCTGGAGCTGACCCAGCCAACCATTGCCCAGGGGGTAGAGCAGTGCTTGGCCCAAGGGTGGCAAGAGATTGTGGTCCTGCCGCTGTTGCTGTTTGGGGCCCGCCACAACAAGTTCGATGTGACGATGGAATTGGATCTCCTGCAGACCCTCTATCCCCAGTTGCGCATTCATTACGGTGGGCCGTTGGGGATCCGCATCGAGATCCTGCAACTGCTGCGAGACCGATTGGCCGCTTTGATGGCCGCCCAACCGCAGCGGATCCCAGAAGCAGAAACCGTGCTCCTGTTTGTGGGTCGCGGCTCCAGCGATCCCGAGGCCAATGCCGAAGCCTGTAAACTGGCCCGGTTGCTTTGGGAAGGATCTGGGTTTGCCGCTGTGGAAACTTGCTTTATCGGCATTACCCATCCCCGCCTGCCCGTGGGATTGGAGCGGGCCTTGTCCTGGCATCCGCGCCGGGTGATCGTGCTGCCCTACTTCCTGTTTACCGGAGTGCTGGTGAAAAAAATTGAGGCGGCAGTGGAACAACAACGACAACGACAGCCGGAAATCGACTGGCTGATGCTGCCGGAATTGGGCCTTGTGGACACGGTGCTGCACAGCCTGCAGCAACTGGAGCAGGAAGCCCTGCAGGGCCAAACCCCGATGAACTGCCACCTGTGCAAGTTTCGCCTGGCCGTGAGCGCAGAGGTCAGAGCTGGATCCAGCCATCACCACCCTCACGAGCCTCATGACCACCATCACGGGCATGGATCCCATCACCACCCTCATTCTCACCATCACCCTCAGCACGGCCACACCCACGCAGCGGCTGGGGATCCCTGGGCCCAATTAGAGGGCTACCACCAACGGGCATGGCAGGTGCCCTAA